Proteins encoded in a region of the Saccharothrix ecbatanensis genome:
- a CDS encoding helix-turn-helix domain-containing protein has protein sequence MEDHNIVQRNLALQREWYGEPLGDRVRRLVVAFGVSQAQLADVLGISAPMLSQVMSGRRAKIGNPSVLARMIMLERKVLTPDVAGGSPEALQRALDDVRQSKPTVSRESLPVNGVDEEAVFPFLRRLADRRELSQAADVLGEDFPALAELLRRAGKGREA, from the coding sequence GTGGAGGACCACAACATCGTCCAGCGCAATCTCGCGTTGCAGCGGGAGTGGTACGGCGAGCCCCTGGGCGACCGGGTGCGCCGGCTGGTGGTCGCGTTCGGCGTTTCCCAGGCGCAGCTGGCGGATGTGCTCGGGATCAGCGCCCCCATGCTGAGCCAGGTGATGAGCGGTCGCCGGGCCAAGATCGGCAACCCCTCCGTGCTGGCCCGGATGATCATGCTGGAGCGCAAGGTCCTCACCCCGGACGTGGCCGGTGGCAGCCCCGAGGCGTTGCAACGCGCGCTGGACGACGTGCGGCAGTCGAAACCGACCGTGAGCCGCGAGTCACTGCCCGTCAACGGTGTGGACGAGGAGGCCGTGTTCCCGTTCCTGCGCCGCCTGGCCGACCGCCGCGAGCTGTCGCAGGCCGCCGACGTGCTGGGCGAGGACTTCCCGGCGCTGGCGGAGCTGCTGCGCCGCGCGGGCAAGGGCCGCGAGGCCTGA
- the rpsO gene encoding 30S ribosomal protein S15, with translation MALTTEQKKTILTEYGVHDTDTGSAEAQVALLSKRIADLTEHLKMHKHDHHSRRGLLLLVGRRRRLLNYLAKVDIQRYRALIGRLGLRR, from the coding sequence GTGGCACTGACCACCGAGCAGAAGAAGACCATCCTCACCGAGTACGGCGTCCACGACACGGACACCGGTTCGGCCGAGGCCCAGGTCGCGCTGCTGAGCAAGCGCATCGCCGACCTGACCGAGCACCTCAAGATGCACAAGCACGACCACCACTCGCGTCGTGGGCTGCTCCTGCTGGTCGGCCGGCGTCGCCGGCTGCTGAACTACCTGGCCAAGGTGGACATCCAGCGCTACCGCGCCCTCATCGGACGGCTCGGCCTGCGCAGGTGA
- a CDS encoding 2'-5' RNA ligase family protein, producing MSLFSAIFPPDDVVEELHDALRPFRAAYPRLRWLHPARWHLTVRFFGQVEPVDPLAGLDRVAAPVLRLHGSGTFRQVLWIGVDGALAELGEAAHVPPDWHPHLTVARGGVLPHVEFTGREWTATEVALVRSRPAEGYTVLDRVPLRCP from the coding sequence GTGAGCCTGTTCTCCGCGATCTTCCCGCCCGACGACGTCGTCGAGGAGCTGCACGACGCGCTCCGCCCGTTCCGCGCGGCGTACCCGCGGCTGCGCTGGCTGCACCCGGCCCGCTGGCACCTCACCGTCCGGTTCTTCGGCCAGGTCGAGCCCGTCGACCCGCTCGCCGGCCTGGACCGGGTGGCCGCGCCGGTGCTGCGGCTGCACGGCAGCGGCACGTTCCGGCAGGTGCTCTGGATCGGAGTGGACGGTGCGCTGGCCGAACTCGGCGAGGCGGCCCACGTGCCGCCGGACTGGCACCCGCACCTGACGGTCGCCCGCGGCGGTGTGCTGCCGCACGTGGAGTTCACCGGTCGTGAGTGGACGGCCACGGAGGTCGCGCTGGTCCGCAGCCGTCCGGCGGAGGGCTACACGGTGCTCGACAGAGTGCCCCTGAGGTGCCCTTGA
- a CDS encoding bifunctional riboflavin kinase/FAD synthetase — translation MQRWRGLEHLPGGWGRCVVTIGVFDGVHRGHQALIDRAVRLAEERGVPCVLITFDPHPSEVVRPGSHPAQLTSLHRRAELVEGLGVDVFCVIPFTAEVARTPADEFAHEVLVDRLHVAAVVVGENFTFGHKAAGNVELLRALGKRFGFVTEGADLVTDDGVTYSSTYIRACIDAGDVSAAAHALGRPHRLEGIVVRGDGRGKELGFPTANLSTPRFAAVPADGVYACWFVHGSGRRLKAAVSVGTNPTFSGRERRVEAFVLDVDEDFYGQRVALDFVDRLRDMEKFDGVEPLLEQMHRDVAVARELLADPDEA, via the coding sequence GTGCAACGCTGGCGAGGGCTGGAACACCTACCGGGCGGCTGGGGCCGCTGCGTCGTGACCATCGGTGTGTTCGACGGTGTGCACCGCGGGCACCAGGCGTTGATCGACCGGGCGGTGCGGCTGGCCGAGGAGCGGGGCGTGCCGTGCGTCCTGATCACCTTCGACCCGCACCCGTCCGAAGTGGTCCGTCCGGGCAGCCACCCGGCGCAGCTGACCAGCCTGCACCGGCGGGCCGAGCTGGTCGAGGGCCTGGGCGTGGACGTCTTCTGCGTGATCCCGTTCACGGCCGAGGTGGCGCGCACGCCGGCCGACGAGTTCGCGCACGAGGTGCTGGTCGACCGGCTGCACGTGGCGGCCGTGGTGGTGGGGGAGAACTTCACGTTCGGCCACAAGGCCGCGGGGAACGTGGAGCTGCTGCGCGCGCTGGGCAAGCGGTTCGGCTTCGTGACCGAAGGGGCGGATCTCGTGACCGACGACGGGGTGACGTACTCGTCCACCTACATCCGGGCGTGCATCGACGCGGGCGACGTGTCGGCCGCCGCGCACGCGCTCGGCCGGCCGCACCGGCTGGAGGGCATCGTGGTGCGGGGCGACGGGCGCGGCAAGGAACTGGGCTTCCCCACGGCCAACCTGTCCACCCCGCGGTTCGCCGCCGTGCCCGCGGACGGTGTGTACGCGTGCTGGTTCGTGCACGGCTCCGGCCGCCGCCTCAAGGCCGCGGTGAGCGTGGGCACCAACCCGACGTTCTCCGGCCGGGAACGGCGGGTCGAGGCGTTCGTGCTGGACGTGGACGAGGACTTCTACGGCCAGCGCGTGGCGCTGGACTTCGTGGACCGGCTGCGCGACATGGAGAAGTTCGACGGCGTCGAGCCGCTGCTGGAGCAGATGCACCGCGACGTGGCCGTGGCCCGCGAACTCCTGGCGGACCCGGACGAAGCCTGA